DNA sequence from the Verrucomicrobiia bacterium genome:
TCGCCCCCACCAGATACGCCCAGCCGATCAATCCCAAAATTCCCCACCACGAAGTCTCGATATGAAACGGATTGAACGAAAGTATCGCCCCGCCGTTCTTGTCTCGAAAAACCATCGCCAAATAAATCATTCCCACCCAGCCGACGATTCGCAGCGCCAATGAAATGATTTGAAAAGTTTTTCCCGATTCGCCCGACGTTTTTCTTGGCGGTGCGATCACGCAGAACGCCAGGATCGCCGAGAGATACATCAGCGTGCACCACAACGCGCCGGACCAGCCCAGCTTTTCGCTGCTCGGCGTTTCATTCACCATCAGCACGCCGATCCACAGCAGCGCGCCCGTCCGCGCCAGCACATGCGCCAGCGTTTTCCACAGCGGCTCACCCCGGCGCAATCGCGGCCCCAGCGCGAACGGAATGGACATCCCCACGATGAACAAAAATCCTGGGAACACCATGTCCACAAAAGTCATCCCGCTCTTGCCGTGAAAATGTTTCATCCACGGCGGCACGATATTTTCCGGCGCACCCGCCAGGTCATTCACAAAAATCATCGTGAACATGACCAGCCCGCGCAGGGCATCAATCGAAGTAATACGCGGCGCCCGCGAAGCTGCCGCCTGTGTGGATGTAGCCGTTCCCGCCGGCGAACTTGCCGTCAAAGTCATCGTGCCCATGCGCCGATTAACTCCCCGCCCCAAACCACATTCAAGCAAATTGAAGATTCCAAAAGAGTCCCCTCCCATCCGTCGCGGACCGCGGGTCTATGACCCGCAGCAATTCAAGACAAGACTGCCGCAAAAGCCATTTACCAGAGCCCTCTCACCACCACCCTTCCCAACTGAAAACCGAAAGCTTGAAACTTCACACTTCAGAAATTCCGCACTCCGCACTCCACACTCCGCATTTCAAAAACTCACCCGCGCGCCCTAACCCTAAGCCCCGTCTTCTCCACTGCCGACGCAAACGACAACAACCCCCGCTCCGCCGTGACCCCCACATACGGATCATTCGTGATCAAAAGATTCCCATCAATATCCAGATAGTCCGTCAACTCCGCCAGGTGCGCCGCCGCGCTGATCAAAACGCTCGTCTCGATCATGCAACCGATCATCGTCTTGAGTCCCGCCTTGCGCGCTGCCTGCAACGCCTCGTAACCATTGCTCACCCCGCCCGTCTTGCACAACTTCACATTCACGCCGTGAAAACAATCCACACAATGCGCCACGTCCTTCGCCGTGTGATACGACTCATCCGCCACCAGCGGCAGCGGCGAACGCGATTTCAACCACGCCATGTCCTTCGCATCCGTCGTCGCGGGCATTGGCTGTTCGATGAATTGGATAAAGCCGTCCTCGGCCAGCCATTCGATCATGTCCAGCGCCTGTTCCTTCGTCTTCCATCCCTCATTCGCATCCACGCGCACCCACTTTTTCGGCGCCGCCTCGCGCAAGGCTTTCATGTTCTCCCGATCATGCGGCCCGCCCACCTTCAATTTCAAAACCGGATAATCCGCCGCCGCGATCACCTTTTTATGAATCACCTCCGGCTTATCTATGCCGATGCTGAACGATGTCACATGATGTTTGTCACGAAAACCCAGCCCGAGATAATCATAAAGCGCCTTGCCCGCGAGCCGCGCTGCCCCGTCCAGCAGCGCCACGTTGATCGCCGATTTCGCCGCAAAATTTCCCGGC
Encoded proteins:
- a CDS encoding DUF5009 domain-containing protein, whose protein sequence is MGTMTLTASSPAGTATSTQAAASRAPRITSIDALRGLVMFTMIFVNDLAGAPENIVPPWMKHFHGKSGMTFVDMVFPGFLFIVGMSIPFALGPRLRRGEPLWKTLAHVLARTGALLWIGVLMVNETPSSEKLGWSGALWCTLMYLSAILAFCVIAPPRKTSGESGKTFQIISLALRIVGWVGMIYLAMVFRDKNGGAILSFNPFHIETSWWGILGLIGWAYLVGAIVFLVFRTNRTALLACMVLLMCFYPAERAGFFDGFFLSQFVGMGGTIGSQGAITVAGLLLAVILVSPDMSAVSARVKFALWFIAGCAAAAMLVKGLYGINKNAATPAWCLWACVIMGALWLVFYYICDVRPVPVIAKPLAVAGQNVLLAYLISEMLPGAIDWLHLGDWYYGLAGPALGNAIARSAVCGVMILCVVAGVNRVGFRLKL
- a CDS encoding dipeptide epimerase translates to MKLAHTWTIATGVATGGTNTFAVAMVQLTGSDGTIGLGETAPAKRYAENVAGGMEFFGKVDASKLSFGDVAGSMKYVEGIEPGNFAAKSAINVALLDGAARLAGKALYDYLGLGFRDKHHVTSFSIGIDKPEVIHKKVIAAADYPVLKLKVGGPHDRENMKALREAAPKKWVRVDANEGWKTKEQALDMIEWLAEDGFIQFIEQPMPATTDAKDMAWLKSRSPLPLVADESYHTAKDVAHCVDCFHGVNVKLCKTGGVSNGYEALQAARKAGLKTMIGCMIETSVLISAAAHLAELTDYLDIDGNLLITNDPYVGVTAERGLLSFASAVEKTGLRVRARG